The genomic window GAATTACTCAATACCAGGTTCATACATGATTTACGGGGCATGGCGTGGTGAAATCATTGTAAGGTTACTTAATGGTTCCCTAATACTCCTCAGGAATGGATCCATAATACTTTTAGCTAATGTAACCGACGCAGGCTTTAATAATGGTGAATTCTACGTACTCTTCACTAATGAGACACTTAAACTCACTGGTATTATTAACGCAACAATACAACTACCAAGTGGTATTGCATTAGTTTATCCGCTGGTTAATGATGGTAGATTAATTATTGCCGCAGCATCCGTTAATGCATTATTCACGTACCTATGGAATGGTTCACTAATAAAGCTTAGAAGCACCCCAGTAGAATTAGTGAACAGCCTTGAGGCTACTGCCAGTAGTGACTACCTGTATACGATAGCCTCAAACACCACTAAGTATTTTAATGAATCAAGCTTAATCACGTTAATCCAACCCTTGGAGACTGGTAAACCATTAATAGGCATCAATACTACTCAATCATCAGTGGGAATTAGCTGGGTTATTAATTCCCCAGGTTATTATAATGTTTCAAGTGTTACATTAAGCGAGTTCCTTAATGGATCCTTAATAATGAGGAGGAGCATCAGTTACAATGGATCATTAATAATACCAATTAATGATTCCGGGGTCTACACCTTCACTGTTATTGAGCACTCACCCCTTGGTTTAGGGATAAGTACTGATAATGCAACCTACCGTGAGGTTACTTTTAAGGCTAGTAATTTGCCTAGTGGTGAGGAGTGGGGTGTTGAATTAGATAATGTTACTAGGGTGAGTAATACAAGTGAGATCACGTTCCTACTACCCAGTGGGCTGTATGAATATTTTATCCAGTCACCAGTTAACTACACTGCAAGCCCAATTAGTGGATTCATTAACGCATCAGTGAACGTCATAGTTAACGTTAATTTAACTAATGAGGCTAAGGCATCAACCACAGTAACATCAGTAAGCACAGTCACTAACACTGCAGTAAGCATCACTACAGTTACCTCAACATCAGTAGCTACCTCAACACTAGTTACCACCTCAGTGAGCACTATGACGAGTACAGTAATTAGTACATTAACATTGGTGAGGCAGGCTATGGGTAATAAACAGTTTGCGGTGATCGCAGGATCGGTCATAGTAATCATTGTTATTGTAGTATTAGTACTAGTGCATAATAGGACTGATAGTATTAAAAATAATTAGATTTAAATATTGAAATAAAAGTCTTAAAATTAAGTATCATTACTTATCTTCAACTTAGATTAAATGTATCAACATACTATTCTGTAACCTTATTCACGCTCCAGTGCCGTATTGCCTTGGTTAAGGCATTAATGACTAGGTTCAATAACTTTAGTTGAGTTTAAGTACTCATTAACGCATGCCATAACCACCTTACTGTACCTCTCTACGAATGATTGACCCTTAAGCCTTAGGTTAGGTTCAGCTTGAGTTAAGGCATTCTTAACAACTCTAATTATCCTCTCAGCATCAAGCGTATTAGCGTACTTAGCCAATATAGGCTTAATGAGCTCACAGCCACCAGCACCCTCAAGAACATCCCTAAGTTCACTCAGCAGCTTTTCCTTGGCCGCCTCAACCTCAGTCCAGTGTATTAACCTTCCATTAACCTCAATGTACCCACTTGGCACTAGGCTAGGCATCCACACGTACCCACATTCCATGCACTTTAACTGGAATTGACCACCAGCTATTATTCCGATCCTCGTTGAGCCACATTTAGGGCATCTTAACCCTTCCCTATGCATCAGTTTTTAATCAAATTAAGGTTTATAAAACACTAGCTGATGCAGTAACTGGACCAGGCTAAGAGGGGTATGATCCCCCCTGTGAGGCCTGGGGACGAGCCGCGGGGCAGCTTTCCTCCTCATGATTAATCAATATTAGTGATCATTAAGTGAGTTAACTTATGGAGCTTAAGGCTAGGTTATTAGAATTGAGGATAATGCAACAGCGAGTAACCCTGAGGTTAACCCAAGTAGAACACCACCTATTACATCTGTTAAGTAATGCGCATTCAAATACACCCTAGATATGGTCACTAGTATTGCCTCGGTTAGGAGTATTGATGATGCAATCCTATTAAGGGTCATTAATGCGATTAGTGCTCCACTAAAGACCACTGCAGCGTGGCCACTGGGGTATGAGAATCCACTGGCGGCTAGTACTGGTTTACCATAACCCATTTCGTAGGGTCTTCGACGTTTCATGAGCAGTCTAGTTACTCCACCAATTATATAGGCTAGAATTATTGATAATGTTAACTCAGTGAAGGGAACCCATAGTCTCAATACTAGGAGCCCTAGGTCCACAAGACCCCATGTGTAGAATCTACCATACTTAGTCAATAATATTGCAATGTGATCCAGTGGTCTAGGTCTGTTAATGCTTGAAATTAATGAAGCCACCGTTGAGTCAACCTTGTTAACGGGTTTAAGGTGCACAATTAGCGTTACAGCCACGTAGGCTAATCCAGTTATTAATAATGAGTAGTACACGTTGAAGTCAACCTAGGGGAGTATATAGGTATTACCTTACGCATACCCATGAAGAGTGGGAGTTAATAGGTTAGTAAGGGTATTCACCTTCTGCCAGGCTTCCTTTCAGGCTTACCATGCGGCTTAGCCGCTGGCTTCCTGGGCGGTGGCTTAGCGTAAATTGTCTTAACCTCCTGAACCCTCCTCATGAACTCCTCCTTAAGCCTAGGTGCGATGAAGTTACCCGTGAAGACATCAGCCTTAGCCGCTATGGCTAATTTAGCCGCAAGAGCCCTAGCGATCTTACCCCTCTGCCACCTTGGCGCCCTGAATATGTCCGGGTACTGGAATATGACACCATGCTTCGGCGGCCTCCCCCTGCCTCTGAGTGCCCTGAATAGCGCCTTCTCGGCACCGAGGACTTGAATAGTTGATGCTGGCATTAAAGCCAGCTTCATTAGGCTACCGGCCAATGCAATTAACCTAGCTCCAAGTAGTGAACCAGCAAGTTCTCTAATATTGGGTGCAACGTCCTTCATTGCGTCATCAATGTACTCAGTCAAGTTTTCCCTAATTGTCTGCATGTCTAAGTAAAGCTTAGCTAAAGCCTTAATCTGCTGAAGATCCCACTCAACTATGGATGCTCCAACACTCTTAGCAGCTGCCTCAGCTATCCTACTAGCCCTCTCCTCACCAAGTTCAGGTAAGGCCTTAACTATGTTATCCTTAGTGTAATTAGACCTATCTCCAAGCTTATAAACGAGAGCTGCGTATTCATTATTATTCCTCGTTAAGTTCTCTAATTCAGGGAAATGTATACCATACCATTCCCTAAGCCTAGAGGCCACAAGGTTAGATACCTTATCTAAATCATCCACCGAATTTATGGCTTGAGCAATGAATAAGTCCCTCCTCTCAGCAGCCTGCTTCAGCTTTAGCCTAGTTTGAATAACTGAAATCTCGTGGACCCTCTTAATGTACTCAATGGGTTCAATACCATAAACCTCCTTAAGGTACTTACTCCAAAACTCCTCCCTAAACATCCTACCCACCTTAGTGGGTAATTCGGCCTTAATCTCAACACCCTTAATCACATTAGTTAGGTTCCTGGCTAACTCCTTATGCTCAACGTAAACTGTGGAAAAACCAGCTTTAGCTAGCCTATTTATGAAGTCCACTAACTCATCGGTAGGTTTACCAACCTCAATACTATTAAGCATGTTAGCGATCCTTTGAGCATCATAATTATACACTAGCTTATCCACCACTGAACCATCATCCCTAAGCGCAATGATGCCTAAGGCGTCCAGCATTAGGTATACTGTGGAACTCACATACACACTTAATTAAGGGCATTATTAAATATTATGCCTAGTAGGCAAGTCATGTTATCCTTACCCTTAACGTATTGAAGAGTTGATTCACCAGTAAGGATCATAGAGTTCATTATTCACTTAAAAGTGTAATTATGGTAGTGGTTCATGTA from Caldivirga sp. includes these protein-coding regions:
- a CDS encoding phosphatase PAP2 family protein; its protein translation is MYYSLLITGLAYVAVTLIVHLKPVNKVDSTVASLISSINRPRPLDHIAILLTKYGRFYTWGLVDLGLLVLRLWVPFTELTLSIILAYIIGGVTRLLMKRRRPYEMGYGKPVLAASGFSYPSGHAAVVFSGALIALMTLNRIASSILLTEAILVTISRVYLNAHYLTDVIGGVLLGLTSGLLAVALSSILIT
- a CDS encoding C/D box methylation guide ribonucleoprotein complex aNOP56 subunit, whose amino-acid sequence is MSSTVYLMLDALGIIALRDDGSVVDKLVYNYDAQRIANMLNSIEVGKPTDELVDFINRLAKAGFSTVYVEHKELARNLTNVIKGVEIKAELPTKVGRMFREEFWSKYLKEVYGIEPIEYIKRVHEISVIQTRLKLKQAAERRDLFIAQAINSVDDLDKVSNLVASRLREWYGIHFPELENLTRNNNEYAALVYKLGDRSNYTKDNIVKALPELGEERASRIAEAAAKSVGASIVEWDLQQIKALAKLYLDMQTIRENLTEYIDDAMKDVAPNIRELAGSLLGARLIALAGSLMKLALMPASTIQVLGAEKALFRALRGRGRPPKHGVIFQYPDIFRAPRWQRGKIARALAAKLAIAAKADVFTGNFIAPRLKEEFMRRVQEVKTIYAKPPPRKPAAKPHGKPERKPGRR